In the Camelus dromedarius isolate mCamDro1 chromosome 13, mCamDro1.pat, whole genome shotgun sequence genome, one interval contains:
- the CDC16 gene encoding cell division cycle protein 16 homolog isoform X3, giving the protein MNLERLRKRVRQYLDQQQYQSALFWADKVASLSHEEPQDIYWLAQCLYLTAQYHRAAHALRSRKLDKLYEACRYLAARCHFAAKEHQQALDILDMEEPINKRLFEKCLKDESGGLRDPSSDWEVSQSSIKSSICLLRGKIYDALDNRTLATYSYKEALKLDVYCFEAFDLLTSHHMLTAQEEKELLESLPLSKLCTEEQELLRFLFENKLKKYNKPSETAIPESVEGLQENLDVVVSLAERHYYNCDFKMCYKLTSVVMEKDPFHANCLPVHIGTLVELNKANELFYLSHKLVDLYPGNPVSWFAVGCYYLMVGHKNEHARRYLRWKTAEKWFLDALEKIKAIGNEVTVDKWEPLLNNLGHVCRKLKKYTEALDYHRQALVLIPQNASTYSAIGYIHSLMGNFENAVDYFHTALGLRRDDTFSVTMLGHCIEMYIGDSEAYIGADIKDKLKCYDFDVHTMKTLKNIISPPWDFREFEAEKQTVEEAGLAPLVASRKTPDSRPSLEEAFEIEMNESDMMLETSMSDHSM; this is encoded by the exons ATGAACCTGGAGCGGCTGCGGAAGCGCGTCCGGCAGTACCTGGACCAG CAACAGTATCAAAGTGCTTTATTTTGGGCGGATAAGGTAGCTTCACTCTCTCATG AGGAGCCCCAGGACATTTACTGGCTGGCTCAGTGTCTTTACCTGACAGCCCAGTATCACAGAGCCGCTCATGCACTTCGGTCACGAAAATTGGACAAA CTGTACGAAGCATGTCGCTACCTTGCAGCTAGGTGCCAC TTTGCTGCAAAGGAGCATCAGCAGGCTCTCGATATTCTTGATATGGAGGAACCGATCAACAAAAGGTTATTCGAGAAATGCTTGAAGGATGAAAGTGGTGGCTTGAGAGACCCCTCCAGTGACTGGGAGGTGTCTCAGTCCTCA ATAAAGAGTTCTATTTGTCTTTTACGAGGGAAAATCTATGATGCTCTCGATAACCGAACTCTCGCCACCTACAGCTACAAAGAGGCTTTGAAGCTCGACGTCTACTGCTTTGAAGCGTTTGACCTTCTCACTTCACACCACATGCTGACAGCTCAAGAAG aaaaagaacttcTTGAATCACTACCTCTCAGCAAGCTCTGTACTGAAGAACAGGAATTGCTACGTTTTCTATttgagaacaaattaaaaaag taTAATAAGCCTAGTGAAACTGCCATCCCTGAGTCTGTAGAGGGTTTACAGGAGAACCTGGATGTGGTCGTGTCTTTAGCTGAAAGACATTATTACAACTGTGACTTTAAAATGTGCTACAAGCTTACCTCTGT AGTAATGGAAAAAGATCCTTTCCATGCAAATTGTTTACCCGTACACATAGGGACACTTGTGGAGCTGAATAAAGCAAAtg AACTTTTCTATCTTTCTCATAAATTGGTGGATTTGTATCCTGGTAATCCT gtGTCTTGGTTTGCAGTGGGATGCTATTATCTCATGGTTGGTCATAAAAATGAACATGCCAGAAGATATCTGAG ATGGAAAACAGCGGAAAAATGGTTTCTCGATGCTTTGGAAAAAATCAAAGCAATTGGCAATGAG GTGACAGTTGACAAATGGGAACCTTTGTTGAACAACTTGGGGCATGTCTGCAGAAAACTTAA GAAGTACACGGAGGCCCTGGACTACCACCGCCAGGCCCTCGTGCTCATCCCTCAGAACGCGTCCACCTACTCTGCCATCGGGTACATTCACAGTCTGATGGGCAACTTTGAGAACGCTGTTGACTATTTCCACACA GCCCTGGGTCTTCGGCGAGATGACACCTTTTCTGTCACGATGCTTGGTCACTGCATTGAAATGTACATTGGTGACTCTGAAGCCTATATTG GAGCAGACATTAAAGACAAGTTAAAGTGCTACGACTTTGATGTGCATACAATGAAGACGCTAAAAAACATTATCTCACCCCCGTGGGATTTCAGGGAATTTGAGGCAGAAAAACAGACTGTGGAGGAAGCAGGGCTTGCGCCGCTGGTGGCCTCAAGGAAGACTCCAGATTCCAGACCTTCCTTGGAGGAAGcatttgaaattgaaatgaatgaaagCGACATGATGTTAGAGACGTCCATGTCGGACCACAGTATGTGA
- the CDC16 gene encoding cell division cycle protein 16 homolog isoform X1, which translates to MNLERLRKRVRQYLDQQQYQSALFWADKVASLSHEEPQDIYWLAQCLYLTAQYHRAAHALRSRKLDKLYEACRYLAARCHFAAKEHQQALDILDMEEPINKRLFEKCLKDESGGLRDPSSDWEVSQSSIKSSICLLRGKIYDALDNRTLATYSYKEALKLDVYCFEAFDLLTSHHMLTAQEEKELLESLPLSKLCTEEQELLRFLFENKLKKYNKPSETAIPESVEGLQENLDVVVSLAERHYYNCDFKMCYKLTSVVMEKDPFHANCLPVHIGTLVELNKANELFYLSHKLVDLYPGNPVSWFAVGCYYLMVGHKNEHARRYLSKATTLEKTYGPAWIAYGHSFAVESEHDQAMAAYFTAAQLMKGCHLPMLYIGLEYGLTNNSKLAERFFGQALSIAPEDPFVMHEVGVVAFQNGEWKTAEKWFLDALEKIKAIGNEVTVDKWEPLLNNLGHVCRKLKKYTEALDYHRQALVLIPQNASTYSAIGYIHSLMGNFENAVDYFHTALGLRRDDTFSVTMLGHCIEMYIGDSEAYIGADIKDKLKCYDFDVHTMKTLKNIISPPWDFREFEAEKQTVEEAGLAPLVASRKTPDSRPSLEEAFEIEMNESDMMLETSMSDHSM; encoded by the exons ATGAACCTGGAGCGGCTGCGGAAGCGCGTCCGGCAGTACCTGGACCAG CAACAGTATCAAAGTGCTTTATTTTGGGCGGATAAGGTAGCTTCACTCTCTCATG AGGAGCCCCAGGACATTTACTGGCTGGCTCAGTGTCTTTACCTGACAGCCCAGTATCACAGAGCCGCTCATGCACTTCGGTCACGAAAATTGGACAAA CTGTACGAAGCATGTCGCTACCTTGCAGCTAGGTGCCAC TTTGCTGCAAAGGAGCATCAGCAGGCTCTCGATATTCTTGATATGGAGGAACCGATCAACAAAAGGTTATTCGAGAAATGCTTGAAGGATGAAAGTGGTGGCTTGAGAGACCCCTCCAGTGACTGGGAGGTGTCTCAGTCCTCA ATAAAGAGTTCTATTTGTCTTTTACGAGGGAAAATCTATGATGCTCTCGATAACCGAACTCTCGCCACCTACAGCTACAAAGAGGCTTTGAAGCTCGACGTCTACTGCTTTGAAGCGTTTGACCTTCTCACTTCACACCACATGCTGACAGCTCAAGAAG aaaaagaacttcTTGAATCACTACCTCTCAGCAAGCTCTGTACTGAAGAACAGGAATTGCTACGTTTTCTATttgagaacaaattaaaaaag taTAATAAGCCTAGTGAAACTGCCATCCCTGAGTCTGTAGAGGGTTTACAGGAGAACCTGGATGTGGTCGTGTCTTTAGCTGAAAGACATTATTACAACTGTGACTTTAAAATGTGCTACAAGCTTACCTCTGT AGTAATGGAAAAAGATCCTTTCCATGCAAATTGTTTACCCGTACACATAGGGACACTTGTGGAGCTGAATAAAGCAAAtg AACTTTTCTATCTTTCTCATAAATTGGTGGATTTGTATCCTGGTAATCCT gtGTCTTGGTTTGCAGTGGGATGCTATTATCTCATGGTTGGTCATAAAAATGAACATGCCAGAAGATATCTGAG CAAAGCTACGACGCTCGAGAAGACCTATGGGCCGGCGTGGATAGCGTACGGGCATTCGTTCGCGGTTGAGAGTGAGCACGACCAGGCAATGGCCGCCTACTTCACAGCCGCACAGCTGATGAAAGG gTGTCATTTGCCAATGCTTTATATTGGATTAGAATATGGATTGACCAATAACTCAAAACTGGCTGAAAGATTCTTCGGCCAAGCTCTAAGCATCGCACCAGAAGATCCATTTGTTATGCATGAGGTTGGCGTGGTTGCGTTTCAGAATGGAGA ATGGAAAACAGCGGAAAAATGGTTTCTCGATGCTTTGGAAAAAATCAAAGCAATTGGCAATGAG GTGACAGTTGACAAATGGGAACCTTTGTTGAACAACTTGGGGCATGTCTGCAGAAAACTTAA GAAGTACACGGAGGCCCTGGACTACCACCGCCAGGCCCTCGTGCTCATCCCTCAGAACGCGTCCACCTACTCTGCCATCGGGTACATTCACAGTCTGATGGGCAACTTTGAGAACGCTGTTGACTATTTCCACACA GCCCTGGGTCTTCGGCGAGATGACACCTTTTCTGTCACGATGCTTGGTCACTGCATTGAAATGTACATTGGTGACTCTGAAGCCTATATTG GAGCAGACATTAAAGACAAGTTAAAGTGCTACGACTTTGATGTGCATACAATGAAGACGCTAAAAAACATTATCTCACCCCCGTGGGATTTCAGGGAATTTGAGGCAGAAAAACAGACTGTGGAGGAAGCAGGGCTTGCGCCGCTGGTGGCCTCAAGGAAGACTCCAGATTCCAGACCTTCCTTGGAGGAAGcatttgaaattgaaatgaatgaaagCGACATGATGTTAGAGACGTCCATGTCGGACCACAGTATGTGA
- the CDC16 gene encoding cell division cycle protein 16 homolog isoform X2 — translation MNLERLRKRVRQYLDQQQYQSALFWADKVASLSHEEPQDIYWLAQCLYLTAQYHRAAHALRSRKLDKLYEACRYLAARCHFAAKEHQQALDILDMEEPINKRLFEKCLKDESGGLRDPSSDWEVSQSSIKSSICLLRGKIYDALDNRTLATYSYKEALKLDVYCFEAFDLLTSHHMLTAQEEKELLESLPLSKLCTEEQELLRFLFENKLKKYNKPSETAIPESVEGLQENLDVVVSLAERHYYNCDFKMCYKLTSVVMEKDPFHANCLPVHIGTLVELNKANELFYLSHKLVDLYPGNPVSWFAVGCYYLMVGHKNEHARRYLSKATTLEKTYGPAWIAYGHSFAVESEHDQAMAAYFTAAQLMKGWKTAEKWFLDALEKIKAIGNEVTVDKWEPLLNNLGHVCRKLKKYTEALDYHRQALVLIPQNASTYSAIGYIHSLMGNFENAVDYFHTALGLRRDDTFSVTMLGHCIEMYIGDSEAYIGADIKDKLKCYDFDVHTMKTLKNIISPPWDFREFEAEKQTVEEAGLAPLVASRKTPDSRPSLEEAFEIEMNESDMMLETSMSDHSM, via the exons ATGAACCTGGAGCGGCTGCGGAAGCGCGTCCGGCAGTACCTGGACCAG CAACAGTATCAAAGTGCTTTATTTTGGGCGGATAAGGTAGCTTCACTCTCTCATG AGGAGCCCCAGGACATTTACTGGCTGGCTCAGTGTCTTTACCTGACAGCCCAGTATCACAGAGCCGCTCATGCACTTCGGTCACGAAAATTGGACAAA CTGTACGAAGCATGTCGCTACCTTGCAGCTAGGTGCCAC TTTGCTGCAAAGGAGCATCAGCAGGCTCTCGATATTCTTGATATGGAGGAACCGATCAACAAAAGGTTATTCGAGAAATGCTTGAAGGATGAAAGTGGTGGCTTGAGAGACCCCTCCAGTGACTGGGAGGTGTCTCAGTCCTCA ATAAAGAGTTCTATTTGTCTTTTACGAGGGAAAATCTATGATGCTCTCGATAACCGAACTCTCGCCACCTACAGCTACAAAGAGGCTTTGAAGCTCGACGTCTACTGCTTTGAAGCGTTTGACCTTCTCACTTCACACCACATGCTGACAGCTCAAGAAG aaaaagaacttcTTGAATCACTACCTCTCAGCAAGCTCTGTACTGAAGAACAGGAATTGCTACGTTTTCTATttgagaacaaattaaaaaag taTAATAAGCCTAGTGAAACTGCCATCCCTGAGTCTGTAGAGGGTTTACAGGAGAACCTGGATGTGGTCGTGTCTTTAGCTGAAAGACATTATTACAACTGTGACTTTAAAATGTGCTACAAGCTTACCTCTGT AGTAATGGAAAAAGATCCTTTCCATGCAAATTGTTTACCCGTACACATAGGGACACTTGTGGAGCTGAATAAAGCAAAtg AACTTTTCTATCTTTCTCATAAATTGGTGGATTTGTATCCTGGTAATCCT gtGTCTTGGTTTGCAGTGGGATGCTATTATCTCATGGTTGGTCATAAAAATGAACATGCCAGAAGATATCTGAG CAAAGCTACGACGCTCGAGAAGACCTATGGGCCGGCGTGGATAGCGTACGGGCATTCGTTCGCGGTTGAGAGTGAGCACGACCAGGCAATGGCCGCCTACTTCACAGCCGCACAGCTGATGAAAGG ATGGAAAACAGCGGAAAAATGGTTTCTCGATGCTTTGGAAAAAATCAAAGCAATTGGCAATGAG GTGACAGTTGACAAATGGGAACCTTTGTTGAACAACTTGGGGCATGTCTGCAGAAAACTTAA GAAGTACACGGAGGCCCTGGACTACCACCGCCAGGCCCTCGTGCTCATCCCTCAGAACGCGTCCACCTACTCTGCCATCGGGTACATTCACAGTCTGATGGGCAACTTTGAGAACGCTGTTGACTATTTCCACACA GCCCTGGGTCTTCGGCGAGATGACACCTTTTCTGTCACGATGCTTGGTCACTGCATTGAAATGTACATTGGTGACTCTGAAGCCTATATTG GAGCAGACATTAAAGACAAGTTAAAGTGCTACGACTTTGATGTGCATACAATGAAGACGCTAAAAAACATTATCTCACCCCCGTGGGATTTCAGGGAATTTGAGGCAGAAAAACAGACTGTGGAGGAAGCAGGGCTTGCGCCGCTGGTGGCCTCAAGGAAGACTCCAGATTCCAGACCTTCCTTGGAGGAAGcatttgaaattgaaatgaatgaaagCGACATGATGTTAGAGACGTCCATGTCGGACCACAGTATGTGA